Proteins encoded by one window of Kribbella flavida DSM 17836:
- a CDS encoding ricin-type beta-trefoil lectin domain protein, producing the protein MSIRSLMTRTGATLVVAALAASTTMAGSAQAGSAPAPDRAAESAAAPAADLPIGKPRQFVNRVQTKLCLTFAVTPDGIPTAVMIKCNKGSKGKIQQWTYTADQQLMVSMSKNVGGDLPNGACLDTAADLTTVQGQTPLLVLPCRAGDGQKWLYDKEKGSLINKASGKALSSMIGVAKQARPTSTVPYTGGKDQKWRDTGIPMETLIGAVVQLLDALLEALGLEMPDEYETRGQQMLKAIDGKVPVPEQLKQLPKQMVKMAG; encoded by the coding sequence ATGAGTATCCGCAGTCTGATGACGCGTACCGGCGCCACGCTGGTGGTCGCCGCGCTGGCGGCAAGCACGACGATGGCAGGATCCGCCCAGGCCGGCAGCGCGCCGGCTCCCGACCGAGCGGCCGAGAGCGCCGCGGCGCCGGCCGCGGACCTGCCGATCGGCAAGCCCCGGCAGTTCGTGAACCGGGTGCAGACCAAGCTCTGCCTGACCTTCGCGGTCACTCCGGACGGAATCCCGACCGCTGTGATGATCAAGTGCAACAAGGGGTCCAAGGGCAAGATCCAGCAGTGGACCTACACCGCCGACCAGCAGTTGATGGTGTCGATGTCGAAGAACGTCGGTGGCGATCTTCCCAACGGCGCCTGCCTGGACACCGCGGCGGACCTGACCACCGTGCAGGGTCAGACCCCGCTGCTGGTGCTGCCCTGCCGCGCCGGTGACGGCCAGAAGTGGCTGTACGACAAGGAGAAGGGGTCGCTGATCAACAAGGCCAGCGGCAAGGCGCTGAGCTCGATGATCGGCGTCGCGAAGCAGGCCCGGCCGACGTCCACCGTGCCGTACACCGGCGGCAAGGACCAGAAGTGGCGCGACACCGGGATCCCGATGGAGACCCTGATCGGCGCGGTCGTCCAGCTGCTCGACGCGCTGCTCGAGGCCCTCGGCCTGGAGATGCCCGACGAGTACGAGACCCGCGGTCAGCAGATGCTGAAGGCCATCGACGGCAAGGTGCCGGTGCCCGAGCAGCTGAAGCAGCTGCCCAAGCAGATGGTGAAGATGGCGGGTTGA
- a CDS encoding MarR family winged helix-turn-helix transcriptional regulator, translating to MHESNVWAAWTLRSHDVLTGALPPGLGLRDVAALTLIASHEGCSADWLWNRIGLTQSGTVRLIDRLEKLGYVARARQGRAIRLSLEPAGTAALATWNERREAAAAEALGGLSDDDRRQLNDLLGRGLRATERARDAADATCRLCDWPACERCPVDESVGQAR from the coding sequence ATGCATGAGTCGAACGTGTGGGCGGCCTGGACGTTGCGCAGTCACGATGTGCTGACCGGCGCGCTGCCACCGGGTCTCGGACTGCGCGACGTCGCCGCGCTGACGTTGATCGCCAGCCATGAGGGCTGTTCGGCGGACTGGCTGTGGAATCGCATCGGTCTCACCCAGTCCGGCACGGTGCGCCTGATCGACCGGCTGGAGAAGCTCGGGTACGTCGCCCGGGCCCGGCAGGGCCGCGCGATCCGGCTGAGCTTGGAGCCGGCCGGGACCGCGGCCCTGGCCACCTGGAACGAGCGCCGCGAGGCCGCCGCGGCCGAGGCGCTGGGCGGGCTCAGTGACGACGACCGGCGACAGCTCAACGATCTGCTCGGACGAGGGCTGCGGGCGACGGAGCGAGCACGGGACGCGGCGGACGCAACCTGCCGGCTGTGCGACTGGCCGGCCTGCGAACGGTGCCCGGTCGACGAGTCGGTGGGGCAGGCCCGATGA
- a CDS encoding SGNH/GDSL hydrolase family protein — translation MNSARLITGLTAAALAIPAATVATASGPATATAAPAAVAAPAFKNYVALGDSYTAAPLVPPLDLSTLGCLRSGGNYPALAAPKLKVPKVTDVSCSGADTTHLKTAQATATGFVPPQVTALTKQTDLVTLGMGANDFGVLPDLLAVCPTVKASDPDGAPCKKQFTAGGKDRLRENVAKTKTRLVESVKAIRSRVAPKATIVLIGYPRIAPPQGTCPDLPLAKGDYGYLTEIQTELNKAMAAAAKETKAKYLDLFKPSEKHDVCAKEKAWIQGKDLDLTKAAAYHPRAEEQTAVADGLVKLLSGRAQTVSAAEQDAWQPLLAANLRKSSDLLAKPEVRQRVNQRLAQGGLFPRR, via the coding sequence ATGAATTCTGCCCGCCTGATCACCGGACTGACCGCGGCCGCGCTCGCGATCCCTGCCGCGACCGTCGCCACGGCCAGTGGTCCGGCGACCGCGACCGCCGCCCCGGCCGCCGTGGCGGCCCCGGCGTTCAAGAACTACGTGGCCCTGGGTGACTCCTACACGGCCGCTCCACTCGTGCCGCCGCTCGATCTCAGCACGCTCGGCTGCCTGCGCTCCGGCGGGAACTATCCCGCCCTGGCCGCGCCGAAGCTGAAGGTGCCGAAGGTGACCGACGTGAGCTGCAGCGGCGCCGACACCACGCATCTGAAGACGGCCCAGGCCACCGCGACCGGGTTCGTCCCGCCGCAGGTGACCGCGCTGACCAAGCAGACCGACCTGGTGACGCTCGGCATGGGCGCGAACGACTTCGGCGTACTGCCCGACCTGCTCGCGGTGTGTCCGACGGTGAAGGCCTCGGATCCCGACGGCGCGCCGTGCAAGAAGCAGTTCACCGCCGGCGGCAAGGACCGGCTGCGGGAGAACGTCGCGAAGACCAAGACCCGGCTGGTCGAGTCGGTCAAGGCCATCCGGAGCCGGGTGGCACCGAAGGCGACGATCGTGCTGATCGGCTACCCGCGGATCGCGCCGCCGCAGGGCACTTGCCCCGACCTGCCGCTGGCCAAGGGCGACTACGGCTACCTCACCGAGATCCAGACCGAGCTGAACAAGGCGATGGCCGCCGCGGCCAAGGAGACCAAGGCGAAGTACCTCGACCTCTTCAAGCCGTCCGAGAAGCACGACGTGTGCGCCAAGGAGAAGGCCTGGATCCAGGGCAAGGACCTCGACCTGACCAAGGCCGCCGCCTACCACCCGCGCGCGGAGGAGCAGACGGCGGTCGCCGATGGGCTGGTCAAGCTGCTGTCCGGACGCGCGCAGACCGTCTCCGCCGCGGAGCAGGACGCGTGGCAGCCGCTGCTGGCGGCGAACCTGCGCAAGTCGAGTGACCTGCTGGCCAAGCCGGAGGTGCGCCAGCGGGTCAACCAGCGGCTTGCCCAGGGCGGCCTGTTTCCTCGCCGGTAG
- a CDS encoding PadR family transcriptional regulator — MASSQTDLAVLAVLSITPTTGYAVRKTIHEQLSAFWSESFGQIYPSIARLKESGLIEATAGGRTGSAQYALTDAGRAHLLDLLSSPPVPSRPRSGTLLRLFFGHLLGPSACADLVQASKTRAEHQLTELAATRALVEAERTSDPTTEPHTRYWLLTISAGEHTARATIAWADEALTELAKLPA; from the coding sequence ATGGCTTCCTCCCAGACCGATCTTGCGGTCCTCGCCGTGCTCAGCATCACGCCCACGACCGGCTACGCGGTCCGCAAGACGATCCACGAGCAACTCAGCGCCTTCTGGAGCGAAAGCTTCGGCCAGATCTACCCGTCGATCGCCCGCCTGAAGGAGTCCGGCCTGATCGAGGCCACCGCTGGCGGCCGCACCGGCTCAGCGCAGTACGCCCTCACCGACGCCGGCCGAGCTCATCTGCTCGATCTGCTCAGCAGCCCGCCCGTTCCCAGCCGCCCGCGCAGCGGCACCCTGCTCCGCCTCTTCTTCGGCCACCTCCTGGGCCCGTCCGCCTGCGCCGACCTGGTCCAGGCCTCCAAAACCCGAGCCGAGCACCAACTCACCGAACTGGCCGCCACCCGAGCCCTCGTCGAAGCCGAACGCACCTCCGACCCCACCACCGAGCCCCACACGCGCTACTGGCTCCTCACCATCTCCGCCGGCGAACACACCGCCCGCGCCACCATCGCGTGGGCCGACGAAGCCCTCACCGAACTGGCGAAGCTCCCCGCCTGA
- a CDS encoding GyrI-like domain-containing protein, translated as MHTDRPETRTLTTQPTAVRRALLHSDELSSWLPRAFGDVAVFLYRQGIAPKGYPFARYHPHSDGRVHVEAGFPVADPITGDSTVVPSSLPGGHVVAAWHNGPADQLRHAYHAITTWLTDQDATPTGDAWEIYHDLPAHNPHHHRTEVVQPITLTAARV; from the coding sequence ATGCACACCGATCGGCCCGAAACCCGGACCCTCACCACCCAGCCCACCGCCGTACGCCGAGCGCTGCTGCACTCCGACGAGCTGTCCAGCTGGCTCCCGCGCGCCTTCGGCGACGTCGCGGTCTTCCTCTACCGGCAGGGCATCGCCCCCAAGGGCTACCCGTTCGCCCGCTACCACCCCCACTCCGACGGCCGCGTGCACGTCGAAGCCGGCTTCCCCGTCGCCGACCCGATCACCGGCGACAGCACCGTCGTCCCGTCCTCCCTCCCCGGCGGCCACGTCGTCGCCGCCTGGCACAACGGCCCCGCCGACCAGCTCCGCCACGCCTACCACGCCATCACCACCTGGCTGACCGACCAGGACGCCACCCCCACCGGCGACGCCTGGGAGATCTACCACGACCTCCCCGCCCACAACCCGCACCACCACCGCACCGAAGTAGTCCAACCCATCACCCTCACCGCCGCCCGGGTCTGA
- a CDS encoding LysR family transcriptional regulator substrate-binding protein, producing the protein MTASDPSPAFRLAYVPGVTPTKWVRTWNERLPRVRLSLIGVTAADAAGLVRAGDAEAGLVRLPIDRTGLSAIPLYTETTVVVVPKDHVVTAAEQVTTADLADDFVLHPLDDTLEWDELPGQPAFERPATTAAAVELVAAGAGLLVVPQSLARLHHRKDLTYRPVTDAPQSSVALAWPEGETTDLMEQFIGIVRGRTVNSSRTRSAAAPAKAQPKGKSAERRKPPAGQGRQASSRGAGRGKPRRG; encoded by the coding sequence GTGACAGCCTCGGACCCCTCCCCCGCCTTCCGGCTCGCCTACGTGCCCGGCGTCACGCCGACCAAGTGGGTGCGGACCTGGAACGAGCGGCTCCCCCGCGTCCGGCTGTCGCTGATCGGCGTGACCGCCGCCGACGCGGCCGGGCTGGTCCGGGCCGGTGACGCGGAGGCGGGACTGGTGCGGCTGCCGATCGACCGGACCGGCCTCAGCGCGATCCCGCTGTACACCGAGACGACGGTGGTGGTGGTCCCGAAGGACCACGTCGTGACTGCCGCCGAGCAGGTCACCACCGCGGACCTGGCCGACGACTTCGTGCTGCACCCGCTCGACGACACGCTCGAGTGGGACGAACTGCCGGGACAGCCCGCGTTCGAGCGGCCGGCGACGACGGCTGCCGCCGTGGAACTCGTCGCGGCGGGAGCCGGGCTGCTCGTCGTACCGCAGTCGCTGGCCCGGCTGCACCACCGCAAGGACCTGACCTACCGGCCGGTGACGGACGCCCCGCAGTCGAGCGTCGCGCTGGCCTGGCCCGAGGGCGAGACCACCGACCTGATGGAGCAGTTCATCGGGATCGTGCGCGGCCGGACCGTGAACAGCTCACGGACCCGCTCGGCGGCGGCGCCGGCCAAGGCGCAGCCCAAGGGCAAGTCCGCCGAGCGGCGCAAGCCCCCCGCTGGTCAAGGCCGGCAGGCGAGTTCCCGAGGCGCCGGACGCGGCAAACCGCGCCGGGGCTGA
- a CDS encoding DUF5997 family protein: MTSQKTAQTMKPATAAKKLGVYLEATPAEFQQGVISRDELNALQTDPPEWLRELRRNGPHPRPVVAARLGISISGLARGGITEALTTAQIEDLRAEDPEWLRRERATQAEVQKEAERLKAAEPRRSRS; this comes from the coding sequence ATGACGTCGCAGAAAACCGCCCAGACGATGAAGCCCGCGACCGCGGCGAAGAAGCTGGGTGTGTACCTCGAAGCCACGCCGGCCGAGTTCCAGCAGGGCGTGATCTCCCGCGACGAGCTGAACGCGCTGCAGACCGACCCGCCCGAGTGGCTGCGGGAGCTGCGGCGGAACGGTCCGCACCCCCGGCCGGTGGTCGCCGCACGGCTGGGCATCTCCATCTCCGGGCTCGCGCGCGGAGGCATCACCGAGGCGTTGACCACCGCGCAGATCGAGGACCTGCGCGCGGAGGACCCGGAGTGGCTGCGGCGGGAGCGCGCCACCCAGGCCGAGGTGCAGAAGGAAGCGGAGCGGCTGAAGGCCGCCGAGCCGCGCCGTTCGCGGTCCTGA
- a CDS encoding glycosyl hydrolase family 18 protein has protein sequence MSWIKSRSRLAVAGLTLATAAAGAVAVTAPAASSASETSTAALPSGFRSVGYMPSWSGDVNSIQYSKLTHINYAFALPNANGTLQAIPSPSKLNSLVSLGHANGVKVSLAIGGWNDGNDDAFEALAANATSRTTFVNAVIGAVNQYSLDGVDIDWEYPDPGVEGNNFTALMRQLSDALHSRGKLLTAAVVSNGGTAEGVQPAVFGSVDFLNIMAYDGGSPHANYDWSIAAANYWKSRGLPAGKTVLGVPFYSRPTYLTYAQLVAMDPANANRDCATVNGAQQCYNGIPTIKRKTQWAVANAGGIMNWELSQDTTGSTSLVSAIYDAAGGGSPQPGGKTGPVKGIAGKCVDVAGANSANGTAVQLWTCNGSSAQTWTVGTDGTIRALGKCMDVTAAGTANGTPVQLYDCNGTGAQTWHAQSNGTLRNPASGRCLDATGPSSADGTRLQIWDCAGSSNQLWTLPA, from the coding sequence TTGTCTTGGATCAAGTCCCGAAGTCGCCTCGCCGTCGCGGGCCTAACGCTGGCGACCGCCGCCGCCGGTGCGGTGGCCGTGACCGCCCCGGCCGCGTCGTCGGCGAGCGAGACCAGCACCGCCGCCCTGCCGAGCGGTTTCCGCAGCGTCGGGTACATGCCGTCGTGGTCCGGCGACGTGAACAGCATCCAGTACTCGAAGCTGACCCACATCAACTACGCCTTCGCGCTGCCCAACGCCAACGGCACCCTGCAGGCGATTCCCAGCCCGTCGAAGCTGAACTCGCTGGTCTCGCTCGGGCACGCCAACGGCGTCAAGGTGTCGCTGGCGATCGGCGGCTGGAACGACGGCAACGACGACGCGTTCGAGGCGCTCGCCGCCAACGCGACCAGCCGGACGACGTTCGTGAACGCCGTGATCGGTGCGGTCAACCAGTACAGCCTGGACGGTGTCGACATCGACTGGGAGTACCCGGACCCGGGGGTGGAGGGCAACAACTTCACCGCGCTGATGCGGCAGCTCAGCGACGCTCTGCACAGCCGGGGCAAGCTGCTCACCGCCGCGGTGGTGTCGAACGGCGGCACCGCCGAAGGCGTCCAGCCGGCCGTGTTCGGCTCCGTCGACTTCCTGAACATCATGGCGTACGACGGAGGCAGCCCGCACGCCAACTACGACTGGTCGATCGCCGCGGCGAACTACTGGAAGTCCCGCGGTCTGCCGGCCGGCAAAACCGTGCTCGGCGTTCCGTTCTACAGCCGGCCGACGTACCTGACCTACGCGCAACTGGTGGCGATGGACCCGGCGAACGCGAACCGGGACTGCGCCACCGTCAACGGCGCCCAGCAGTGCTACAACGGCATCCCGACGATCAAGCGCAAGACCCAGTGGGCCGTCGCGAACGCCGGCGGCATCATGAACTGGGAGCTGTCCCAGGACACCACCGGCAGCACCTCGCTGGTCAGCGCGATCTACGACGCGGCCGGTGGTGGTTCCCCGCAGCCCGGCGGCAAGACCGGTCCGGTCAAGGGCATCGCCGGCAAGTGCGTCGACGTCGCCGGCGCGAACAGCGCGAACGGCACCGCCGTCCAGCTCTGGACCTGCAACGGCTCCTCGGCGCAGACCTGGACGGTCGGCACCGACGGCACGATCCGGGCCCTCGGCAAGTGCATGGACGTCACCGCCGCCGGTACGGCGAACGGCACCCCGGTCCAGCTCTACGACTGCAACGGCACCGGCGCCCAGACCTGGCACGCCCAGTCGAACGGCACCCTGCGCAACCCGGCCTCCGGTCGCTGCCTGGACGCCACCGGTCCGAGCTCGGCCGACGGCACCCGCCTGCAGATCTGGGACTGCGCCGGCAGCAGCAACCAGCTCTGGACCCTGCCGGCCTGA
- a CDS encoding SDR family NAD(P)-dependent oxidoreductase, whose protein sequence is MTERPDDARAHTALGVVVTGAAGGIGRATALAFADRGDDLVLAGRSRVTLEEVARGCRDRGVRAVVVPTDVSEPAQTDALVDTALAELGRVDVVVHCAAVLAYGEFGKIPSEVVDRVLKVDINGTANMARSALRRFTAQGGGRLVLFGSVLGKIAPPLMSSYVMSKWAVHGLARALQAETRSMPGVHVHLVTPGAVDTPVYQHAGNYLGHVAQAPPPVVTAEKVARAVVGLMDTPRREVSIGAANLLMELGFRHLPGLYDVLVTPLLKRLGVSSTPVAPNPGNVFEPRA, encoded by the coding sequence ATGACCGAGCGACCTGACGATGCCCGCGCGCACACCGCCCTGGGCGTTGTCGTCACCGGCGCCGCCGGCGGCATCGGTCGCGCGACGGCACTGGCGTTCGCCGATCGCGGCGACGACCTGGTGCTGGCCGGGCGGTCGCGGGTGACGCTCGAGGAGGTGGCGCGGGGCTGCCGGGACCGTGGCGTGCGGGCGGTCGTCGTACCGACTGACGTCTCCGAGCCCGCGCAGACCGACGCGCTGGTTGACACCGCCCTCGCCGAGCTCGGCCGGGTCGACGTGGTCGTGCACTGCGCGGCGGTGCTCGCGTACGGCGAGTTCGGCAAGATTCCGAGCGAGGTCGTCGACCGGGTGCTCAAGGTCGACATCAACGGCACCGCGAACATGGCTCGCTCGGCGCTGCGCCGGTTCACCGCGCAGGGTGGCGGACGGCTGGTCCTGTTCGGCTCGGTGCTCGGCAAGATCGCGCCGCCGCTGATGAGCTCGTACGTGATGAGCAAGTGGGCCGTGCACGGGCTCGCCCGGGCGCTGCAGGCCGAGACCCGCTCGATGCCCGGCGTGCACGTTCACCTGGTCACGCCCGGCGCCGTCGACACGCCGGTCTACCAGCACGCCGGCAACTACCTCGGCCACGTCGCCCAGGCGCCGCCGCCCGTCGTCACCGCCGAGAAGGTCGCCCGCGCCGTCGTCGGCCTGATGGACACCCCGCGCCGCGAGGTCTCGATCGGCGCCGCGAACCTGCTGATGGAACTGGGCTTCCGCCACCTGCCCGGCCTGTACGACGTCCTGGTGACCCCGCTGCTCAAACGCCTCGGCGTGTCGAGCACCCCGGTCGCCCCCAACCCCGGCAACGTCTTCGAGCCCCGGGCCTAG
- a CDS encoding polysaccharide deacetylase family protein, translating to MTAPLSRRRLLGLAAAAGTTIVAGCTDVAAPDAAPVISSADPAHSADPAKEAPAAPTPSTTTPASAVKANELGMIPVLMHHRLATSVSGEYDMTPAFFRAELERLHAEGYFPIRTLDLVRRDFSRVPAGRTPVVLTFDDSTPGQFALDAAGRVVPDTAVGIMLAFEERHPDFPAVGSFYLNRSPFGLSGSAAVQALRRLHALGCELGNHTWSHPNLRQIDAGKVQEEFGRLSASVEEAVPGVAPRTMALPLGIHPRDRRLMARGGQGGTAYRNEGVLLVGAGPCPSPFHRDFEPMAIARIRCSSHQGGKGNLLMDYWLDRFAARPDLKFVASGNAGHVTAPRREAAAIAPAFRSRALWYDPR from the coding sequence ATGACGGCGCCACTGTCCCGGCGCCGCCTGCTCGGGCTCGCCGCTGCCGCCGGTACCACGATCGTTGCCGGCTGCACCGATGTGGCGGCGCCCGACGCAGCGCCGGTGATCTCGTCCGCCGATCCGGCGCACTCCGCGGATCCGGCAAAAGAGGCCCCGGCCGCGCCGACGCCGTCGACGACCACGCCCGCGAGCGCGGTCAAGGCCAACGAGCTCGGCATGATCCCGGTGCTGATGCATCACCGGCTGGCCACCTCAGTCAGTGGCGAGTACGACATGACGCCGGCGTTCTTCCGCGCCGAGCTGGAGCGGCTGCACGCCGAGGGCTACTTCCCGATCCGCACCCTCGACCTGGTCCGCCGCGACTTCTCCAGGGTGCCGGCCGGGCGGACGCCGGTGGTGCTCACCTTCGACGACAGCACGCCGGGGCAGTTCGCGCTCGACGCCGCCGGCCGGGTGGTGCCGGACACGGCCGTCGGCATCATGCTCGCCTTCGAGGAGCGGCACCCGGACTTCCCGGCCGTCGGGTCCTTCTACCTCAACAGGTCCCCGTTCGGCCTGTCCGGCAGCGCCGCGGTGCAGGCCCTGCGCCGCCTGCACGCGCTGGGGTGCGAGCTCGGCAACCACACCTGGAGCCACCCGAACCTCCGGCAGATCGACGCAGGCAAGGTCCAGGAGGAGTTCGGCCGACTGTCCGCGTCGGTGGAAGAAGCCGTTCCGGGCGTCGCGCCGCGCACGATGGCGCTGCCGCTCGGCATCCACCCGCGGGACCGCCGGCTGATGGCGCGCGGGGGACAGGGCGGTACGGCGTACCGGAACGAGGGGGTGCTGCTGGTCGGGGCGGGCCCCTGTCCGTCGCCCTTCCACCGCGACTTCGAGCCGATGGCGATCGCACGGATCCGCTGCAGCTCGCACCAGGGCGGCAAGGGCAATCTGCTGATGGACTACTGGCTGGACCGGTTCGCGGCCCGGCCCGACCTCAAGTTCGTGGCCTCGGGTAACGCCGGGCACGTGACCGCGCCACGGCGCGAGGCGGCGGCGATCGCTCCGGCCTTCCGGTCGCGCGCGCTCTGGTACGACCCGCGGTGA
- a CDS encoding MFS transporter — protein sequence MTVTVGDRATRALPKPVWWLAAAWTLASTADNFLLFVILWIAGPQGWSGAETALLVVAIRIPALFGGVLGGRAVDRFGPVPTMVLDGAVRAALMGVLVVAGWSGRFPLWVMLVLGAAAGVTAPLSFAAARTLVPRLVDVASLGRANALLSVGDQLPMLVGAALAGPALALLGPGPAFVVPMVMLAMVAVIAARLPRRTAAAVEVARPGEPPRRWSSPRVAGLMALSVVYYLVYGPFETVLPYFAREQLGVSVGGYSLLWVVFGVASLMTLPLAPLLARRRPGLVNGLGAVVWGVVTVPLVLTESLPAAMLVFVVSGAIWGPYSAVEATALQRWTDPAVHGRVFGTQRAMLAIAAPLGAAVGALANDHFGPAVILGTSAVACTLAGLVSLPLLAKADRSGR from the coding sequence ATGACCGTCACCGTCGGGGACCGGGCGACCCGGGCGCTGCCGAAGCCGGTGTGGTGGCTGGCGGCGGCCTGGACGCTCGCCTCGACGGCTGACAACTTCTTGCTGTTCGTCATTCTGTGGATCGCCGGTCCGCAAGGGTGGTCCGGAGCCGAGACGGCCCTGCTGGTGGTGGCGATCCGGATTCCCGCGCTGTTCGGCGGCGTGCTCGGCGGTCGCGCTGTCGACCGTTTCGGACCGGTGCCGACGATGGTCCTGGACGGCGCGGTCCGCGCCGCACTGATGGGTGTGCTGGTCGTTGCCGGCTGGAGTGGACGGTTCCCGCTCTGGGTGATGCTGGTGCTGGGCGCGGCAGCGGGAGTCACGGCGCCGCTGAGTTTCGCCGCCGCGCGGACCCTGGTGCCGCGGCTGGTGGATGTCGCGTCGCTGGGCCGAGCCAATGCGCTGCTGAGCGTCGGTGACCAGCTCCCGATGCTGGTGGGGGCTGCGCTGGCCGGTCCGGCGCTGGCGCTGCTCGGGCCGGGGCCTGCGTTCGTCGTACCGATGGTGATGCTGGCGATGGTGGCGGTGATTGCCGCACGGTTGCCACGGCGTACGGCGGCCGCAGTCGAGGTCGCGCGACCGGGGGAGCCGCCACGGCGGTGGAGCTCGCCGCGGGTGGCTGGGCTGATGGCGCTGTCGGTCGTGTACTACCTGGTGTACGGGCCCTTCGAGACCGTGCTGCCGTACTTCGCTCGCGAGCAGCTCGGCGTCTCGGTAGGTGGCTACAGCCTGCTCTGGGTGGTGTTCGGCGTCGCGTCGCTGATGACGTTGCCCTTGGCCCCTTTGCTGGCGCGGAGGCGTCCCGGGCTGGTGAACGGACTGGGCGCCGTGGTGTGGGGCGTCGTGACCGTGCCTCTGGTGCTCACTGAAAGCCTGCCGGCCGCGATGCTGGTGTTCGTCGTGTCGGGCGCGATCTGGGGCCCGTACTCCGCCGTGGAGGCGACGGCTCTGCAGCGCTGGACCGATCCGGCGGTCCACGGCCGGGTGTTCGGCACGCAGCGGGCCATGCTGGCGATCGCTGCGCCGCTGGGAGCCGCCGTCGGTGCCCTGGCCAACGACCACTTCGGTCCCGCCGTCATTCTCGGGACCTCGGCCGTCGCCTGCACCTTGGCCGGCCTGGTGTCCCTGCCGCTGCTGGCGAAGGCCGACCGGTCGGGCCGGTGA
- a CDS encoding GAF and ANTAR domain-containing protein: protein MDHADQRGARSTDAPWETALPTIDPVDGGTADAFARLAVELHETGGVHETVDAVVQFALQALNCSYAGVALSSRGSRPEIAAVTDPVVAEVYGLQIDTQDGPLMASLRERSTVLIRDTTTDTRWPEWAAKVSGLGVRSVLDVPLTLRDGRNTVGVLGLYSLAPDAFTVDDEAIAHILARHASVAVATARHEETMAQAVDARKLVGQAMGILMERFDVDGDRAFAILKRYSQDTNTKLRDVAQHLIDTRKLPH, encoded by the coding sequence ATGGACCACGCCGACCAGCGGGGTGCTCGATCCACCGACGCGCCCTGGGAGACCGCCTTGCCGACGATCGATCCCGTCGACGGAGGAACCGCCGACGCCTTCGCCCGACTGGCGGTCGAACTGCACGAGACCGGCGGTGTGCACGAGACGGTGGACGCGGTCGTGCAGTTCGCGCTGCAGGCCCTGAACTGCAGCTACGCCGGCGTGGCGCTGTCCTCGCGGGGCTCCCGGCCGGAGATCGCGGCGGTCACCGATCCCGTGGTGGCCGAGGTCTACGGCCTGCAGATCGACACCCAGGACGGTCCGCTGATGGCCTCGCTGCGCGAGCGGTCGACCGTGCTGATCCGTGACACCACCACCGACACCCGGTGGCCGGAATGGGCCGCGAAGGTCTCCGGCCTCGGCGTACGCAGCGTGCTCGACGTACCCCTGACCCTGCGCGACGGCCGCAACACCGTCGGCGTGCTCGGCCTCTACAGCCTCGCACCGGACGCCTTCACCGTCGACGACGAAGCCATCGCCCACATCCTGGCCCGGCACGCCTCCGTCGCGGTCGCCACCGCCCGCCACGAAGAAACCATGGCCCAGGCCGTCGACGCCCGCAAACTCGTCGGCCAGGCGATGGGCATCCTGATGGAACGCTTCGACGTCGACGGCGACCGCGCCTTCGCCATCCTCAAACGCTACTCCCAAGACACCAACACCAAGCTCCGCGACGTCGCCCAGCACCTCATCGACACCCGCAAACTCCCGCACTGA